The genomic stretch gaagccaggagcctggagcctcctccaggtctgccacgcaggCTGACGCCCCACCTGCCTCTGCACCCCTAGAGCACTCTAACTTTTCTTAATTAATTCTGCAAAGCATGATAGTTTGGGCTATACTGGATCTAATTTCACTTAagtaaaaatactcaaaatgtgGCCCAGTAGCTGAGGACAGAGATATTGAGTATGGCCTCCTCCATCAACCAGCTCAGTGCAGTAGGAAGAGAACCACAACGTGGTGGGATGATGGCCACCTGGAAGTTTCCAGAAGGCAGCTCACAGGAAAAGCATAAAACCCAATGCCCATGACTCAGGCTGAGTCTTCAGAGGAGTGAGCGCAAGGGGTGGGGATGGGCATTCCCGGCAGGGGACTTGCCTATGTGCAGCACAAAGGCGTGGCCCTCCTTAGGGAACAGTCCAActtgttttggggaaaaaaaaaaaagcaagatttaaaaGGTtggagatggccggcgccgtggcttaacaggctagtcctccaccttgcggcgccggcacaccgggttcatgtcccggttggggcgccggattctatcccggttgcccctcttccaggccagctctctgctatggcccgggaaggcagaggaggatggcccaagtgcttgggccctgcacccgcatgggagaccaggagaagcacctggctcctggcttcggatcagcgaatcgcgctggccgcggcggccattggaaggtgaaccaacggcaaaggaagacctttctctctctctctctcactaaccactctgcctgtcaaaaaaataaataaataaaaaattattaaaaaaaaaaaaaaaggttggagaGGGGCAGATGCCAGAGAGTAGACATTTGCACATTACAACAGGGAAAGCAAGGAAAGGTTCTCACTGGGGGATGACAGTCAGATCTGTGTAACAAAGACCTCCCTGTAATCCAATATTTCAAGtagaattttttattctttcagacAAACTGTCTCACTCACTGGCCAAACAGGGGCTGTGTGTGGctgaaggaaaaaggaaactcGGCCAGGAGGCCAGGGTAGCCGCTCCCGTCCTAGGAAGCAGTgccccaggcagggcccaggcctcTCCGGCCCAGTGAACCTGAGTAGAACTGACCTTGAACAGGATGACGATAATCAGGACCAAAACCAGCAGGCCACCAACACTGCTGCCAAGGATGAGCGGCAGGGAGTTGTTCCACTCATCTTGCAGGAAGACGACGGTGATCTGGACATGACAAAGAGACCAGCTAATCCATCGGGGGAAGCAAAGGAGGAACGTGCTGAAGAAGCAAAACATGCAGGTTGGCCACATCCTGAGTATTGATCGCAACTGATGACGACAGTGCAGAAAGCTAACCATCCCCACTGCTTTTTAATCATTTTGAGTCAGGTGACCAGGATACTTAGTAGGAAAACTATTTTGGTGTCTTAGCTAGAAGAGCAAAATGTGTCAGGAGACTGTGACCTTCTACTGAAGATGCTCTCGCCATTTGAAAGAGGGTCCCAGGAGTCAGTTCTCTAGGTTTTAAAGGACActgactggggccggcgctgtggtgtagtgggtaaagccaccacctgcaggaccagcatcccatatgggtgccagttcaagtcccggatgctccacttccaatccagctctctgctgtggcctgggaaggcagtggaggatggctcaagtgcttgggcccctgcacccgcatgggagaccgggaagaagctcctggctcctggcttaggataggactagctcaggccgttgcagccatctgggaagtgactcagcggatggaagacttctctctctctctgattctctgtaactgtgcctttcaaataaatgaataattttttttaaagattatttatttatttgagaggtagagttacagacagtgagaggtagagacagagagaaaggtcttccttccattggttcactccccagatggccaccatggccggcgctgcgctgatccaaagccaggagtcaggtgcttcctcctggtctcccatatgggtgcaggatccaagcactggaccatcttctactgctttcccaggccacagcagagagctggatcggacgaggagcagccgggactagaaccggcgcccatacgggatgccagcgttgcaggcggaggattaacctgctacaccacagcacaggcccctgaatgaatatatctttaaaaacaaacaaaacaaaacaaaacggacACTGCTCTAGGAGACAGAAAACCAAGatgccagggctggcattgtggcacagcaggttaagcctctgcctgcagcatcccatgtgagtgcaggttcaagtgacagctgctccacttctgatccagttccctgctaatatgcctgggaaagcagcagaagatggcccctgcctcctacgtgggagaaccagatagagttccaggctcctggctttggcctagcccagctccagccactgcagccatttgagcagtgaaccagcagatggaagatctttctctctgtaactctgtctctcaagtaaataaataaatttttaaaaaagaaagaaaagcaaaccaaGAGTCCACATCCAGCTGGGGGTCACCCTGTGTCCTTGAACTTCTTAATTCATGCTCACTGTCTCCAAAACGGTGACTCACTGCGGTGACCTCCAAGTCCTCTCCAGCTCTGTTCTGACAGCTCCTTTGGATCTTGCACAAACCCCCGGTCTTCAGTGACACGGTCTCCTCACGGGAAGTCTACATACAAAGGAACCGGTCTGCCCTTCCCCAGGCTAAAAGCACGTGTGACTTCAGTGACACGAAAATAAATGCACACTGCGTCCGTGTGCACCACCGCAGAGCTCTTCTGCCGGAATGCCTCCCCGAGCTGTCTTCCAGGGGTCCCCTCAATTCCTGGAGTCGCATCCCTCTTCTTACGGACTGGGCTCTGCGGGGAAGCTCGGGGAACGTCAGTCCCACCTGAGAGCAGATGCAGTCTCCTGCGTCGTGGCCAGAGCCTGCTGCTGGGACTCGGGCgagcccagggtgccagcacaaCTTCTCTGCCTGCCCGGAGCCCTGGGTTCCCTTGAAAGGCCTTCTCCAATGACGCTATAAAGGCTGGTGGACATGGGGTGACCCTCCAGGACTTGAGAACAGGAAGGCACCCAAACAGaggaggaaaaacagaaagagagctgCCTTTCTCTCCTACAGGTAGGAGGCTGGGAAGCTAACACACCTGGGTTTAGGAAACGAAAGCAGTCCCAGGGTGGCACTGGTGAAGAGGCCAGATCGGAGTAGACCTTTAGTCCTGTTCTAAGCGCACAGgttcccagcagggcctccaaGCTGCCCTGGTGGTGCAGGACGGAGCAGGACACAGGGCACCGCAGCTCGTAGCCAGCACCGGCGTGAACTACCCCACAGCCATCCAGGAATCGTGACTGGTCTGAGCTCGCCTCTGCCAGTGACTGACATGGGGTCCAGTTCTCACTATAAGGGGACATCTCCTGGGAACTTTTAGGAAAATTGTTCTCTGGGAAAAGAAATCCTTTTGTTACTGACCCCTGGCGTCCTACTGTGTCCTCTGCCATCTGAAAATACAGGCTGTGTAGGTGTGGCCACTTTGTGTGGGCTTCATCCCCAACACACACTAGAGCATGGGAGGAGAGGGGCAAGGCGGCGACCCTGCGTGTGCTTCCCTCACCAGATATAAGCAGCATACGCCCTTCCGGAACCTTCGCTGGGGTTCCTTACTTCAGCTGAAATGCATTTGGAGCACAGCTATTTATACTCATAGATTCACTCCAAGTCAGATgctgcttgtttttttttcttttaagattttatttatttaagaggtagagttacagtcagagagaggtaaagacaaagagaaaggtctttcatctgctggttcactccccaagtggccacaacaaccagagctgtgctaatcagaagccaggagccaggagcttttactCGGTCTCCAATGCAGagacatgggcccaagcacttgggccatcttctactctttcccaagccataaaagagagctggatgggaagaggagcagccgggacacgaaccagcgcccacatgggatgctggcaccgcaggcagaggtttagcctattgtgccacagcaccagccccaggtgcttttttttaaacatttttttccttatttatatttgaaagagaaaagagagagagagaaacacaaagatcttttatccactggttcgttGTTCaaatcccacaacagccagacttgagccaggcagaagccaggagcctcaggtctcccatgtcagtggcaagaAAGCTAgaagccatcacccgctgcctcccaggtgcacgttaacaggaaccaggaactggaagcagagccaggactcacactcagGCACTGTAATCTATGACGctggtgtcctaagcagcatctttttttattttattttttttgacaggcagagtggacagtgagagagagagacagagagaaaggtcttcttttgcagttggttcaccctccaatggccgctgcagccggcggcgcaccgcgctgatctgaagccaggagccaggtgttctcctggtctcccatgcgggtgcagggctcaaggacctgggccatcctccactgctttcccgggccatagcagagagctggcctggaagaggggcaactgggacagaatccagcaccccgaccgggactagaacccggtgtgccagcgccgctaggcggaggattagcctgttgagctgcggcgctggccctaagcagcatcttaaccactgtgccaattgCCTATCCTAGGATACAGAATTTCATCAATTTTGGGGAATCTatgctttagaaataaaaaaatcagtaagaccTAAACTATATAAATTTAGAATATGTATACAagatattgttgttgttgttttgacaggcagagtggacagtgagagagacagagagaaaggtcttcctttttgccgttggttcaccctacaatggccgccgcggccagcgcatctcactgatccgaagccaggagccaggtgcttctcctggtctcccatgcgggtgcagggcccaaggacttgggccatcctccactgccttcccgggccatagcagagagctggcctggaagaggggcaaccgggatagaatccagcgccccaaccgggactagaacccggtgtgctggcgccgcaaggcggaggattagcctgttaagccacggcgctggccaatatacAAGATATTGTTACCAGTAGTAACTCCCTTTGGGAAGAGATACATAGGATGAGGAAGAATGAAAGGatcattattttcatttggtGCCTTCTATGAGGtttggattttttatttatttttatttttttggtattatttactttttaaaatctgggtgcttggggccggcgccgtgacatagcgggtaaagccgccatctgcagtgccgtcatcccatatgggcatcagtttgaatccggctgctccacttctgatccagctctctgctatggactgggaaagcagtagaagatggcccaagtgcttgggccctgcaagagacccgaaagaagctcctgacttcggatcagcacagctctggccgttgtgaagtgaagagtgaaccagcagatggaagacctctctctttctctctctctcactcttcctctacctctctgcctttcaaataaataaatcttaaaaaaataaaaaataaaaaaaacctgggtGCTGGGatcagcatgtggcacagtgggttaagctactgcctacaatgctggcatcgtATGAGTGCCAGAttttcaagtcccggttgctccacttccgatccagcttcctgctgatggcctgggaaagcaatggacgaCAGTACAAATCCTTGGactcctgcccccacgtgggagaccaggaggaagctcctggctcttggcttcagatcagcccagctctggttgttgcgcccatttggggactgaaccagcaaatggacacctctctctgcctctcaagtaaataaataaataaataaataaatccttttaaagattattttatttacttaaaaggcagagttacagagaggcagaggcagagagagagagagaagtcatccatctgctggttcactccccaaatggccacaacagccggaactgggctgatctgaagccaggagcttcttccaggtctcccatgcaggtgcaggggcccaaggacttgggccatcttctactgctttcccagaccatagcagagagcaggatagaaagtggagcagccaggacttgaaccagaacccaaaataaatccttaaaaaacagaaacaccCGTGTGtgtgcagttaagatgcctgcatcctgtgtcagagggcctggatttaagtccctgctccactcccaatttcagcttcctgctaaacacgccctgggaggcagcaggtggtggttcaagtgcttgggaccctgctatccatgcgggagacacagactgagttgctggttcctggctttggcctggcccagtcccggcacCAACCCCTATACCTGTTTCATACTGTAAACACTGAGCTGCACACTAGGGAGGTTGTTAATGTATACAGACAACAATTTCCCACCTAGGaattttttaatcactgtgtCTTTGAATCAGAGCATATATGGCTGTTGATTCCAGCCTAGTTATTTCAACCTAGACCTCCTCATCTTAGGCCTCTCATTCAATTGCTTTATTTATCAGGCAAAGACAACGGAGGCAGAAGCTGCCCATTCTATGTTGCAAAGGCAGCTGATGGCAGAACCGAGCTCAGGGGGGCTGAGACTGAAAGCAGGAAGAGGGCAACAGCAGAGCTGTGTGCTGGGACTCAAAGGATCCGCACACCTTTCCCAGGAAGTGCCTAGAATTCCAGGGATTACCTTGGTTCTGTGGTTCTCTGGGTTCAGCCCCACATAGAGAGTTTTGTCGAAAACAATTTCCCCGAAGACCTGCAGTTCACGGACATCTCTTAGTAACTACAGATAGCAGGAAAGAGGGCAGGGAACAAGACAAATTTTAGACACAAATTCAACCGCTTTTGCACAGCGCTCACCACCTTTCGCTTCGAAAGTGTTCCTTCGCCTGCGTTCATTAGCTTTGTTCATGGCCCCAGCCGCCACCAAGCTACCGCAGCAAGGCATTTCCAGTTATTCCCCAACTTCTTTCCCCTTACCTCTTATCTTATGCACAACCCCCACCCAAAGTtagtccttgatttttttttttttaattttctctagcACCCGTCCCCTCTTCTCCATTCCCCACTGCTGCTGCTTCAGCTCAGGCCTGGTGCTCTCACGTGATCACTAGCTCCCACTTTAGAATAAAGCCAGGGACAGGCTGACAGACCACCCCCGTGAAGATCTGGGGGAGGAGCAGTGTGACCCAAAGGGACAGCAGGTACAAAGGTCCAGTGGCCAGAATAATATTGGCAAGCTGTGTTATCAGAAAGGACAGAACAGCTGGtggtcagccagggctggggacgaGAAAGGACAGTCCTGGAAGAAGGAGAATTCAGCAGAGACCAGATCCTGTAGGACCTTACAAGTCGCAAAGAGCATGGATTTTAGTCCAAAAGAAGCAAacgacttttttttaagatttatttatttcaaagtcagagttagagagagagagagaaggagagaggatagagagaaagagagagagagacatcttccatctgttggttcactccccagatgcccgtgaGGGCTGGGGACGGGTCAGAACcagtttttgctctttttttttttttaaagcaggagaGAGGCACAATTGAGTATTTGCTTTTAGAAGATGCagaggggcccatgctgtggcgtagaaggttaagcctccacctgcagtgcctgcatcccattaggttcttgtcccagctgctccacttctgatccagctccctgctaatgcacctgggaaagcagcagaagatggcccatgtacttgagcccctgcacccacgtgggaaaaacagaagaaacttctggcttcagcctggcccagcccccacttttgtggccatttggggagtgaaccagcggatggaagattgatcaatcaacctctttctatctctgccttccaaataaataaattttttaaatatattttttgacaggtagagagagttatagacagtgagagagagagagaaaggtcttccttccattggtttacccccccaaatggcccctacggccagcgcgctgcgccgatccgaagccaggagccaggtgcttcctcctcgtctcccatgcaggtgcagggcccaagcacttgggccatcctccactgccttcccgggccacagcagagagctggcctggaagaggggcaaccgggacagaatccggcaccccaaccgggactagaacccggggtgccggcgccgaggcggaggattagcctagtgagccgcggcgccggccaataaataaatatttaaaacaaaaaaacgatGCAGAGCTGTTACGAGAACTATCTGTAGAGGCTGCGGAGACCGCAGAGGAAGAAGCAGGGGTTCAAGGTTGCACTGCCGTAGCCTCCCCACCCCGCAAGAGTTGGTGGCcgtagagaggcagaggaaagactGGATTCAGCATGAACTTAGGCAGGGCTTGCTGCTGGTGTGCACCGGGGATCTCAGACAGGGAGGAGCCGCAGGGAATTCCAGGTACGGAGCCGGAGAAAAACGGTTCTAGAGAGAGCAGCCAGAGCGGCGAAGGCAGGCGCTGGGCAGCAGGTGGGTCAGGGGCCGGCCCGGGACACGGGACAGCAGCACCCGGGGCGTTTGCGGCTCCGGTACCTGCGCAGCCGGACCCAGGGCGAGCTCGGCAGCCACGGTCACGTTCTCTCTGGCCGACCTGACGGCGCAGCTCACGGAATACCACTCTTCCACACGCTGGGAAAGCAAAGCCCGTCAGCCAGCCCACTGCCTGTGCGGCGGAAGGGCCGGCATCCTCCACACTGTGCCCGCGGGGAGCTGACAGGGTGCACGGCGCCGGCGCCCACCTCAGCCCCGGCTACCGTGACCCGGGGACGAGGCAAAGCAGCGCCTCGGGGCCGCCCCGCGTCCGCCCTCGCTGCAACCCTGGACAACCGTGGACAACCCCGGCCTCTGCCGTCTCCGGCTCCCTCAGTCTGTCCGGGCGGCCGCGCTCACCTGAAGCCGATCGCTCCCACAAGCGCTCTGCGGACTCTGGGTGCACACCGTGAGGGCCTGAAACGACAGCCATTGGCGCCAATGAGGGAGCGACCACCACCTCCCCCGAATCCCACCCCACTCCGCAGTCCGGTCAGCCTGGGCGAGACGCGCATGCGCGCGGCCGGACTCTAGGACCCAGCAGGCAGGCGCGCGCCTACGCGTCACGCGGAAGTCTCGCGGTGTTTGCGTTTGAACTACTTGGCgggtgccggccatggcggcgtCACTGCGTCCGGCTGGGAGCCGGCTCTTTCGAACGTATGGGGTAGCCCGTGGCcaggggccgcggcggcggcggcagccggGCCGGGCAGTGGCGCAGTGGTTCCCGCCCGAGGATCGGAAGCGTTTCTTCAGCAGCAGCGCCAGCAGCGACGCCAGCAGCGCCGGCCGCTCGCAGTCCGTGGCTTCCGACGACCCTGAAGACCCCGACTACCCCGGCAGCCCTGTCGGTCGACGGCGGAGGCGTCCTGGCCGCCGCGTCTCCCGGAACCGGCCGACCGCCACCCCGAGACGCCTGAGGCTGCGAGCTCGGGCCCCGCAGAAGTGCAGCACCCCCTGCGACCCGCTCCGACCGCCGCCCTGCCCCGGCCGCCTGAGCCCCGACCTCAGCATGTGCAGCCAGCCCACGGATGGCGACGAGCTGGCCACCAGCGCCTCCCTCTTCAGCTCCCCGGCCTCCCCAAGGGGCGCCGTCGTCTCCACCGGCCCCTCGGCAGCCCACGTCCCGGCAACACCCCTGGACCGAACGGTTCTCCCCGGCTCCCGGGAGGCAACGCCCAGAGGCAGGTTCACCAGGATGGTCCTCCGAGCCCGTGCCAGCCTCAGGTCAGCTCTTTTTAGCCTTACGGACTCGGGAAACCCCGAGGACTCCGAGTTCGGGGTAAATGGGGAGAAGGTCGGGGAGTCCTGCGGCACCGGAGGACGTGTGGGGagcagcctggaggaggggccgggCTCTTGTCAGCAACTGGGGTCCCCCAAGGCTGTCCCCGGAGACTGTAGGAAAGCCAGTGGTGGCAACGACTGTGAGAGAGTGCGGCCAAGCCGGAAGAGGAGCCATCGAGAGGCAGTGGAGAGCTCCCTCCAGTGTAAAAAAAGCCACAGGGTGGGGAAGGAGTCAGCCCTCGCCCGGGACCGGATTCGTTTACAGAACGCCTGCTCTTGGACTAAAGTCAGGGCTTCCTTCAGTTTCCACAAGAAGAAGATCGTGGCCGACGTGGCGGAAGTGTGCAGCGCCCACACCACTGCCAGCTCCCTCTCGGGGTCCCTCCTGTCGGACTGCTCAGACCATCCCGGGGCGCACAGAACCAGCAGCGCGGTGTCCCCCTGGCGCTCGTCTTCCATCTATTTGCTAAGCCCCTTAAACTCTCTGCACGTTCCGGACAAAAAGGCGTGCGACGCTGGAAAGGTTTATTGGGAATGCAATCAGGAAGGCCCTGTCCCGTTTAGCTACTGCCTCTCCAGAGAAAAACTGGAACGCTGTGAGAAGATCGGGGAAGGGGTGTTTGGGGAAGTGTTTCAAACGCTTGCTGATCACAACACACCCGTCGCCCTGAAGATCATTGCTATCGAAGGACCCGATTTAGTCAACGGAGCCCATCAGAAAACCTTTGAGGAAATCCTGCCAGAGATTATCATCTCCAAAGAGTTGAGCCTCTTGTCCGATGAGGTGTGCAACCGCACGGAGGGCTTTATTGGACTGAACTCGGTGCACTGCGTCCAAGGGTCCTACCCTCCCTTGCTCCTCCGAGCCTGGGACCACTACCACGCAGCCAAAGGGTCCCTCAATGACCGGCCTGACTTTTTTGAGGAAGACCAGCTCTTCATTGTATTGGAGTTTGAGTTTGGAGGGACTGACTTAGAGCAGATGAAAACAAAGCTGTCCTCCCTGGCCACGGCCAAGAGCATCCTGCACCAGATCACGGCGTCCCTCGCCGTGGCAGAGGCGTCCCTGCACTTTGAGCACCGAGACCTGCACTGGGGGAACGTGCTGCTGAAGAAAACCGGCCTCAGGGAGCTCCAGTACACCCTCAACGGGGAGACCAGGGCCATCCCCACCTGCGGGCTGCAGGTCAACATCATCGACTACACCCTGTCCCGCCTGGAGCGCGACGGCGTCGTGGTGTTCTGTGACGTGTCCAGGGACGAGGACCTGTTTTCGGGCGAGGGCGACTATCAGTTCGAGATCTACAGGCTCATGAGGAAGGAGAACAACAACTGCTGGGGCGAGTATCACCCTTACAATAACGTGCTCTGGCTCCACTACCTCACCGACAAGATCCTGAAACAGATGACCTTCAGGACCAAATGTAACACCCCCGCCatgaagaaaatgaggaagaagaTCCAGCACTTCCACAAGACAGTGCTGAACTTCAGCTCCGCCACCGACCTGCTCTGCGAACACAGCCTGTTTCAGTAAGCCGAGGGCTCTCCCCCAGAGGGCACTGGTTCTGGAGCCTCTGCTGCTGTTCCccagctccatccccagagcagggcAGATTGCCATTGTCACTTGTTTTCAGACAGCTAATCAAAGAATTTTGTTTCCAAATGGAAGCTGAAAATGTTTAAACTTGCTGTTAACaaatatccttaaaaataaaCTACAGCTGAGAACAAGTATTTACAACGTCGACGCCCTCTTTCTAATTGTCAGCAGTCTGTTCTGTAACTTCCTCACTGTATGTTCATTTTTGAACCTTGACGCTTTATGTAacctggggtgggggttgtgGGGGGACACACAaaggccttgtggtgcagcaggctaagctgccgcttgggacactcacatcccaaatcagattcACTCCCACCTCTGCTCTGATTCGGCGTCCTGTTAATGGACTTGGGAGGccgcagatggtggcccaagtacttgggtccctgccacccatatgggagacctagctgGAGTTTGCTtgctcctggtttttttttttttgtttgtttgttttgacaggcagagtggacagagagagagacagagagaaaggtcttccttttgccattggttcaccctccaatggctgcaccgcgctgatccgatggcaggagccaggtgcttctcctggtctcccatggggtgcagggcccagagagctggcctggaaggggggcaaccaggacagaatccggtgcccagaccgggactagaacctggtatgccggcgccgcaaggcggaggattagcctattgagccgcggcgccagcttgctcctggttttgatctggcccagccctgttgtgggcatttggggagtagaccagcagattgatctctgtctcgccctttctgtctctgtgccacttaagtatataaaaatcttttaaaaaataaaatcaggaaagGCCTGGCTTCAGCTGCCATACCGATCAGAGCCCACTGCCTTAGGTTTCAAGGCTGGCTTTGGGAACCCGAGTAGAGATATGGAGTCAAAGCAAAGATGCTGGTGCAaagcagagatggggagaggaaaggaagataATAGGGATGGGGGTAGTGTAAGAAATGTCACATGTTTATCCGTTTTCAAAGGCTACTCAAAAGATTTGCATTTTTTGCTTATTCATCAAGGAGAGAAAAATGTTGCTTTAAGATTTGAGTGGTTGATACTCCTGAACGTGATT from Lepus europaeus isolate LE1 chromosome 18, mLepTim1.pri, whole genome shotgun sequence encodes the following:
- the HASPIN gene encoding serine/threonine-protein kinase haspin, whose amino-acid sequence is MAASLRPAGSRLFRTYGVARGQGPRRRRQPGRAVAQWFPPEDRKRFFSSSASSDASSAGRSQSVASDDPEDPDYPGSPVGRRRRRPGRRVSRNRPTATPRRLRLRARAPQKCSTPCDPLRPPPCPGRLSPDLSMCSQPTDGDELATSASLFSSPASPRGAVVSTGPSAAHVPATPLDRTVLPGSREATPRGRFTRMVLRARASLRSALFSLTDSGNPEDSEFGVNGEKVGESCGTGGRVGSSLEEGPGSCQQLGSPKAVPGDCRKASGGNDCERVRPSRKRSHREAVESSLQCKKSHRVGKESALARDRIRLQNACSWTKVRASFSFHKKKIVADVAEVCSAHTTASSLSGSLLSDCSDHPGAHRTSSAVSPWRSSSIYLLSPLNSLHVPDKKACDAGKVYWECNQEGPVPFSYCLSREKLERCEKIGEGVFGEVFQTLADHNTPVALKIIAIEGPDLVNGAHQKTFEEILPEIIISKELSLLSDEVCNRTEGFIGLNSVHCVQGSYPPLLLRAWDHYHAAKGSLNDRPDFFEEDQLFIVLEFEFGGTDLEQMKTKLSSLATAKSILHQITASLAVAEASLHFEHRDLHWGNVLLKKTGLRELQYTLNGETRAIPTCGLQVNIIDYTLSRLERDGVVVFCDVSRDEDLFSGEGDYQFEIYRLMRKENNNCWGEYHPYNNVLWLHYLTDKILKQMTFRTKCNTPAMKKMRKKIQHFHKTVLNFSSATDLLCEHSLFQ